tttataaaaaaatttttgaggaaaaaaaacagtaaagtaTCACACAAAACcattctatgaaaaaataataataaatcttactTGGCagcaaaaaattcattattttttgaatttctacatagagtgcaatttttttgttttaaaaaataaattattcaattaacattatttgccgtaatttaaaagcaatgcaTGTAATGTGTTTTGTTGgagtaaaaaacaatatatttactttttttttaatatgcaaaaaataatttacaagctTAAAAAGACAAAGTTATTTAGGTTTGCAAGGTAGTTTTGAATTCCCAAATAAGtcattctgaatttaaaaaaattatttttccaactGAACAAAAAATTGATAGACAAGAATATAGCTCTtgcaagcagaaaaaaaaaaagttgaaattgttttgcgccaaatgttttatatattttatggcAGTTATAAACAATTAGTAACAAGctaaaatatctatttctttttcaatgtaaatattttacagagagtcatttttgtttttaatacctATATTTTCTCTAGTATCTCATTTGTCATTaccaataaaacaaattcaaaaatttcattaattaaagaattttttaataatttttgagtcACTCATCTTCCTAACTTTCTGAAAGCAAATGACACCATTAAGGTCTTATAATATCAGAATtgtgttataaattaatttgtgatgcattaaaaattaattgcattacaaataaattgcattttgcaAGTTACAACTTTATTGTTATGTAGCACATTGCTCAACAAgttaagagtaaaattaaccAGTTTGCAATGTATTACtagtattaattttcaaatgaataaataagaaataaaaaaaattagcagggtgaaattactaaattaagaGCTATTTGTGATAAACACTCTTCAATCTTTGAGGACTTTATCTTAAGACGTCTTGTCATGCATTATCGTTGCTGACCATTGACAAACACTTGCCTTACccatttcattttctgaaacacAGGGTGATATAATGTATTGCGCAAGTTTTGCGCATCTTATAGAATGTTTTACTTTACTTCCAcattcaattacaaaataatagccAGTGACATGACATGGTTTCTGCGTAAAATTTCCgaacatgaaaatattaaaacacagattaagtttcaataaaataaaatttaaaagcaaatttatattatacattcGTCGGCACCTTCACAGCCCAAAAAATAATGACTGATGCAAAAAATCGCAccaatgcaaaatattaatcattgtACGCTGtagtcattaatattttttacttgaaaagcTTCTGTCAACAGTTTGTGAATCATTTTTACTCaccaaaattaaacaaaaaaaaaattcattcattttattctaataaactCATATGCGACTAAAAACGGggcgaaaaaaatttactgtaaagGTAAGTTGGGCAGCTGTTCTGTTATACatcaaattagtattaattttaaacttattttataacttaaatttgcaaaaaattcaattattgtttataaatttttttaatatgtttcaatCCCTAAGggcttcaataatatttaaccaTGTCGTTATGCataattttccatgttttaaaataagaaccgatataaaatttgagaatgGTAATTCgagaaaaataactcattattCTTGAATTcggttattttgttttgaattttaaagtttgattagAAATACTGATACAATTCATAAATGCATATagtttattcaatatattgttatttgaagaaaaaaaaaattatattgtaaaatttgctattttttataaaatttcactcaaactgcctcattttttaaaaaatatatttgattatttgttgaataaaaatttattactggtTCCAAAGTTCAGTAcaggtttaataaaaaaaaaatttaaaaaaaggtccTAACTCACAGGCTTTTTAGGGCCAAGTATACACAAATGTCATTCGCAGAAAATGTGTCAccatcatgaaaattttttgtaacgtgactcattttatattgaaaatcaattttagaaaaataggaaatagaaaatttggTACGTAAATTATACTACTACATCTAataaaaaactgtcaaaattaagagaaaaatatgctGACATGTATATATAGTATGGCATCaatgtagttttataataattaaaacaccaagaaaaaaattagagattttcaaacaaattttgtcaaaattatctAAGTAACGAAAAGGTTGAAACTAATTAAGagaattaatgaaatacattgcttgtagaaagtttttaaattgaaatttgcagAACTCAGCTCGAGTCATTGtagaaaagtaatgaaaaaagtgACTATATGACTATAGTTTAATGAGTGATAAATAGTGACTTAGGTAAAGACATTAACATCTTAATtaccttaaatatatattggttTAGAAACTTTACTTGCTgttgaaatcaaatataaacttaaattacattttaattaactataactaaaaaaaataaatattctattatttttcctaattaaaaaattttacgtgTTTAACTTCAGCTACTacagcttaaaatattatattaaaatagcaGTAAAAgtatacaacaaaaatattgttactaTCATGTAAAGTCAATACATTAAATGATCCCAATTATTAATTGTGATCATTTGTTTTAGCTTTTTTCAGgagtcttaaaataatttattattgcaaagaaaaaaactagGGGAAAAACATCTTAGTTTTACAATGGAATTGCTGTGAAACAAGTGCGGCTAaacttaattactaaaattttgaaataatattgtgataaaagtgtcaaaattcaaaaaactagccgaaaaattaatactaaaaaataacaagaaacgtTCATTTACAGTGGAATCATCGAAAAAAATGCCTCAAAAACGATACTGCCATAATTAACCCCTTCATCACCTGAGGAGAAAAACCATTCTCAAGATACGTACTAAAACGAGAATACCCTAAGGAGATCACGCCCATATGATTTTGAGTTGTTATAGTCGCAGAAGTAGAAGTCTATTTTCCTGTATGGATACCATCTGCCGAGAAAGAATTGTGTGATCACTGTTCTAAAGgggttaaatttgaaattagcatgctgtaaaaatataggatagaaaatatcaatataggataatatatataatataggatagaaaatattgaaacaaaaaagaagaaatggaaaaggggttaaaaaaaaacaatagggagaaaaagtgatttttaaataaatcaacaaataGTCATTACTGAAACCGGAAATTCGTTTAGTATTAGAacatcatattaatttaaaatataacattgtattaatatcaaatgaaatagataaaaaacaATTGGAAGAGGACATGGATTTATAATGGAATCAAGTGTGTCAAAAAATGCTagctcaaaaatgaaaaaaagcatgtaacattttataaaaatattggaatgtAAAAAACCATAGTAGAAAGGaccaaaaaagtgaaaaataatttttaaaaaaaaaaactttcattcaaCGATGTGAAtcaaaagaaaaccaaaattgaaaaatcatggAGCACTTACTGCACGCCATGCAAGTAGTTCCTCACatgtagtttttaaacatttgcatGTGCATACAGGCTAAACACAGAGGGGGAATGGATTTTTGAATAAATCGTTAACAAATAGTATTGTTACTGAAATCCATGTGACGTTATAACAttgtttgtataaattaataatgaaattttaaaaaaccatatgAAAATGACTGACAAAATGCTCGTAAAACGAAGTAGATTTACGATGAAATCAAAGATGACAACTCAAATTTGAGTGCCGTAACATCATATACAAAACAGCACAATTAGAAAAACCACATAGAAAGGgccaaaaaaatctaaataattaatgacgtcaaaaataatgaaaaacatccAATGATGTGAAATTATGtgtcaaaattatattactcaAATTCACGTGGCATAGTAAGAtcctatttctaaaaaaataacaatataaaagtaaaaagtctatttacagtttttattttgaaaaaaaaaagtaaagacgTTTCAGCACTTAATACTAACTTAGTAAACTTAAGAATGCTTAACTTTTATGACACCAAATTAATCTTCTTTTACACGTCGCACAATTGGGTAAGTCTTACAACACTGCCATAGGTAGACTGTGAAGTCATGGATTCAATGAAGAGGGACATGTGAAATCTTTCTATTAATTGAGAAGAAGGTGTGAAAATTTgtgaaacacaaataaataaaggcaaGATAAGTGTCTAAACCtaacaaataatgaataaaattactatttttaaaataatgacattaaGCGAGAAAAATGACTCATGCTAAGTCCTGAATATGAGTtctcagaaaatttttcattttgtctgAGTCTGCAAAACGCTCGCGGAGCACCTTTTGCGTACTGCTGGTCTAAACAGTTTGTATTGATTTAcctttataactaaaattaatttatgaaaagctatcagtttgagaaataaaattatttatatggcttaaaaaaagtttttaattatcttattcaaactgtaagatataatttataaattaagtttatatattattataaagcataaaaactgcttttttatatcttaatcaTTTCTATGACACTAAttagtattcaattttttatgatagcattaaaattaaataggttttaaaaacttttttttactgtccAGTTAAATgctgaaattgagaatttttttcacattaaaaataaaatatgtacgactaaagaaatttttagtgtaaaatcattgaaaagtttattcatccaaaataatatttagtaattttttacttatttatcatCCCTTCTTAATGTTATTCTGTACTATTATTATGACttgatttctattattattccaaattaaagatttttcacTAAAGGtggatttttttgaatatataaagtaatcctataaaatttatgaaaacctATTAAAAACAGTATATCACTTAACAAAAAATGGTTACATTACAACAAAGCAAGTGATAAATAGTTATTGACATTAACTTTCATATTATAAGCAAacttaggaataaaaatttaaaatatttctaaaataatttttttaaaaccttgcCTAAATGCATCTTAACAGTGTATAACCTGCTTTGCTTGATTCAACaagtaaaaaactgaaatgcatatatgtatatcaaaaaatacagttaaaaaaggCACAAAAATTCAAGAGGCAATCATATTAGAATCAATCAAAAGAAAAGCTGAAGGGTTGTTAAACTAGCAAATAATTGGAGAGATTTCCTTATCGTGATCCGTAGCAGAATAATCACCAAGCCCCAGCAACTTTCGGGCAGCGACCCACGGGGaactaaaaaaacatcactGATAGGGACTAACTCATAATCACCCacgggcaaacatctacatgtcttgtttttaaatttacaagctTAAAATCTAGTTGGCACAACATGGAAATATccccaaataattttaaaaatatgcaatgccagttaagaaatttttctctttttggaggttttttttttagttgctcACATGGATGTTGGCAATTTCTTTAGCATAGGTACTACCTAGTAAACATATAATTTCAGGCGATGAAaacgttaatttattttttcatacggtttatcattttttgttaatcaTTTCAATACTACAGAAATATACAATATCATTcgctataatattttattcatatttagaaATACCTAAGAATTTGACAaccaattttataaagaaacaatgACAGAATATCtataagatatattttgaaaatattattatcttaaGTTCAGTGTGCTTTAACCCATTTCCTGCGTTCATCTAACTCACGTTGAACTTCATCGATATAAGGTTGAAGATAATGGTTGTTCTGATCCTCTTCAAACTTCGTCCACTGGTCTTTCGGTAAAATGTCATGCTGAATGGTCAATTGAAATGCCCGCTGAATGCGATAGACTCTTGCATCTATAACATCCTGAGGTAGTCGACGTATTGCTTCTTTCACCACTGGCGTTTCATAGATACAATCATCACGAAATAAGCCATATTTCTGGTAACCagctttattaaaaaaccatttCTTCACTCCTGGAGTAGCtatgtatttttgaacaaaGCCACGAAAGGCCATTTTTATATCaagttttatttctcaaatgttAAATTCTAGCAAATTCCAAGGTTTTGTTTTGAAGGGCACTATAACAATTGTGTTGCCAAAAGAATTCAAAGCAAttcttaaactaatttattaaatgcttctGATAAAGTTTACAGCTTACATGGTACTATTTCCacctaatttattttgatgcttCAAGGAGCTTTCATGCGTGCAACCGAAAATCTGATTGGCAAAATTCGCCTATCCGGTTCACGCTCGCATATGCGATTTTTTTTCGCATGAAAAGGTGAGCTAGTAGTACAgttattagttttcaaatatcatGCAAACTATTGCGAtcaacaattacataaatttagtaGTTTATAATGTGAGATTACTTTCtccttttaatataaattctgaaCTATTTCCCAGAGTAAAGCTGAGCAGTTGCTTGGACATGTTTTATATATACAGTCCAGGCTAGGTCATCTCAG
The nucleotide sequence above comes from Parasteatoda tepidariorum isolate YZ-2023 chromosome 6, CAS_Ptep_4.0, whole genome shotgun sequence. Encoded proteins:
- the LOC107443236 gene encoding cytochrome b-c1 complex subunit 7, whose amino-acid sequence is MAFRGFVQKYIATPGVKKWFFNKAGYQKYGLFRDDCIYETPVVKEAIRRLPQDVIDARVYRIQRAFQLTIQHDILPKDQWTKFEEDQNNHYLQPYIDEVQQIGSYYAT